The following nucleotide sequence is from Nitrospinota bacterium.
ATGCTGAGACAAAGAAAAAAGAAGCAGTATTAGAAGCCAAAGAATATCTGTATAAAGCAAAGACTGAGTTTGAGAAGGAAAACAAAGATAAGAGGATTGAACTTCAAAAATTAGAGAACAGAGTCATACAGAGAGAGGAGAATCTTGATAGAAAAGTTGATCTTTTAGAAGCAAAAGAAAAGGAGCTTTCAGTAAAAGAAAGGGAGATAGAGGAAAAAGATCGAGTTACAGAAAAACTTAAAAAGAGATATGAAGGTCTTTTAGAAGAAGAGATAAGAAAACTGGAGAGGATTTCTACCATGTCCTCTGAAGAAGCAAAGCGTCAATTGATGCTGCAAATGAAAAATGAGGCAAGGCTCGAAGCAGCAGAAACAATCAAGAAGATTGAGGATGAGGCAAGAGAGACAGCTAATAAAAAGGCAAATAAGATAATAGGTTCTGCGATTCAAAGGCTAGCAGCGGATCAAGTCGTAGAGTCGACGGTTTCTGTAGTCGACCTCCCCAACGATGAAATGAAAGGAAGGATTATTGGTCGAGAAGGCAGGAATATTAGAGCATTAGAAATCGCCACAGGGGTTGATTTGATTATTGATGATACACCTGAGGCTGTTATTCTTTCTAGCTTTGATCCTCTAAAAAGAGAAATAACTAAAATTGTCTTAGAAAGATTAATCGCTGACGGAAGGATTCATCCAGGTCGAATAGAGGAAATGGTAGAAAAAGTTAAAAAGGAGATGGAGAATACGATGAAAGAAGAGGGGGAGAAGGCAGCCTTTGAATTAGGTGTTGAGGGAATCCATCCAGAACTTATAAAATTACTGGGAAAATTAAAATACAGGACAAGCTATTCTCAGAATATTCTTCAGCATTCCAAAGAGGTTGCTTATTTCAGCGGGATTATAGCGGGAGAGTTGGGGTTAGATATAAAAATGGCAAAGAGAGCAGGATTACTCCATGATGTCGGTAAGGCTGTTGACCATCAGGCAGAAGGTACCCATACACAGATAGGTGTAGATTTGGCGAAAAAATATCATGAGCCATCTGTTATAGTAAATGCTATAGCAGCCCATCATGAGGA
It contains:
- the rny gene encoding ribonuclease Y, with product MKIDITILITILGFIFVGILVGYLARRYFSEGKVKKAKELTRKIIQEAEKDAETKKKEAVLEAKEYLYKAKTEFEKENKDKRIELQKLENRVIQREENLDRKVDLLEAKEKELSVKEREIEEKDRVTEKLKKRYEGLLEEEIRKLERISTMSSEEAKRQLMLQMKNEARLEAAETIKKIEDEARETANKKANKIIGSAIQRLAADQVVESTVSVVDLPNDEMKGRIIGREGRNIRALEIATGVDLIIDDTPEAVILSSFDPLKREITKIVLERLIADGRIHPGRIEEMVEKVKKEMENTMKEEGEKAAFELGVEGIHPELIKLLGKLKYRTSYSQNILQHSKEVAYFSGIIAGELGLDIKMAKRAGLLHDVGKAVDHQAEGTHTQIGVDLAKKYHEPSVIVNAIAAHHEDVDPLSVEAVIVGAADSLSAARPGARREMLEAYIKRLEKLEEIGSSFEGVDKTYAIQAGREIRVIVQPEKVDDQSTVFLAKDIAKKIEEELSYPGEVKVTVIRETRAVDHAK